In Pedobacter sp. WC2423, the following are encoded in one genomic region:
- a CDS encoding winged helix-turn-helix transcriptional regulator: MYQRKIPIDYECGLSVAMEVVGSKWKFCLLDEIAKGTTRPRDLVNTIKGITKRVLQKQLSELELHGILGKTIYAEIPLRVEYFLTESGKSILPLVSAVDKWGLGFAPQLKTIIENI, from the coding sequence AAAGAAAAATTCCAATTGATTATGAATGTGGCCTTAGCGTGGCTATGGAGGTGGTAGGTTCTAAATGGAAATTTTGTTTACTTGATGAAATTGCAAAAGGGACAACACGTCCCAGAGATCTGGTTAATACCATCAAAGGGATCACCAAAAGGGTCTTGCAAAAACAATTGAGTGAACTGGAATTACATGGGATTCTGGGGAAAACAATTTATGCGGAAATTCCGCTAAGAGTCGAATATTTTCTGACTGAGTCCGGGAAATCTATACTACCTTTAGTTTCGGCTGTCGATAAGTGGGGATTAGGATTTGCACCACAGTTGAAAACTATAATAGAAAATATATGA
- a CDS encoding cupin domain-containing protein codes for MEIKRNGSQPSGKGAAEYFTGSVRIDPLISPPEPSRVAMAIVTFEPGARTAWHTHPFGQTLIVTSGSGWVQREGGTREDIHQGDVVYFFPAEKHWHGATCTTAMSHIAIQEKLDGSPVEWMEQVTDDQYNK; via the coding sequence ATGGAAATTAAACGTAATGGTTCGCAGCCTTCAGGAAAAGGTGCTGCAGAATATTTTACCGGATCAGTAAGAATCGATCCGTTGATCAGTCCACCAGAACCATCTCGTGTGGCAATGGCAATTGTAACTTTTGAACCCGGAGCACGTACAGCATGGCATACCCATCCCTTTGGACAAACGTTAATTGTAACTTCAGGATCAGGTTGGGTACAACGGGAGGGAGGCACCAGAGAAGACATTCATCAAGGTGATGTGGTGTACTTTTTTCCTGCTGAAAAACATTGGCATGGAGCTACTTGTACTACTGCGATGAGCCATATAGCTATTCAGGAAAAGTTGGATGGTTCACCTGTCGAATGGATGGAACAGGTAACCGATGATCAATACAATAAGTAA
- a CDS encoding PA2169 family four-helix-bundle protein translates to MSVSEKTIATLNDLTEINNDRVAGFEKAVADINDENIDLKAIFLKYSEQSRKFSQELTAIVAGYGEEVETGNSVSGTLHRAWIDVKSLFGGSDRASILSEAERGEDAIKAAYKLALEEGELSADALDTVTRQAGDIKSAHDAIKVLRDAAKAVS, encoded by the coding sequence ATGAGCGTATCAGAAAAAACAATAGCAACTTTAAACGACCTTACAGAAATAAACAATGACCGTGTAGCGGGATTTGAAAAAGCAGTTGCAGATATCAATGATGAAAATATAGACTTGAAAGCAATATTTCTGAAATACAGTGAGCAAAGCCGCAAATTCAGTCAGGAACTTACTGCGATTGTAGCTGGTTATGGCGAAGAAGTAGAAACTGGTAATAGTGTATCAGGTACTTTACACCGCGCATGGATTGATGTTAAATCTTTATTTGGCGGTAGTGACCGTGCAAGTATCCTTTCAGAAGCTGAACGTGGTGAAGATGCAATTAAAGCAGCTTACAAACTGGCTCTGGAAGAAGGAGAATTAAGTGCTGACGCATTAGATACAGTAACCAGACAAGCTGGAGATATTAAATCTGCACATGATGCGATTAAAGTCCTTCGTGATGCTGCAAAAGCAGTAAGCTAG
- a CDS encoding lmo0937 family membrane protein, with amino-acid sequence MGNLLYLVAVILILLWIFGFFFNGFGPGAGGLIHVLLVIAVIAIILKVINRAS; translated from the coding sequence ATGGGAAATCTACTTTACCTCGTCGCCGTAATATTAATCTTATTATGGATTTTTGGATTCTTTTTTAATGGCTTCGGACCAGGCGCCGGTGGCTTAATACATGTGCTTTTGGTGATTGCTGTAATCGCAATTATACTCAAGGTAATTAATAGAGCTTCTTAA
- a CDS encoding ATP-binding protein → MAPNLKILILEDNESDADLLKRELKKSGLTFTAEIVQTRTTFENALNNFDPDLILSDYSLPSFDAAEAFQIKQNKYSHIPFIIISGTIGEENAVELIKAGVTDYVSKSKLFTLSTKINRALNDMQARKEKLITDEKLKIINQELLELNQELEARVTRRTEALAESESRFRSMMETIPQIAWTNTIKGEVVFYNQRWYDYTGFNDQQTRALGFKAVVHPDDLKIGFGQFSSILKTGNGGEFQIRVKRADELYRWHLIRLMPIMDQQGVMQLWVGTATDIQELRLLQQYKDDFIIIASHELKTPITSLRGSLQLLDRIKDNPPAGALPKLIGQANRGLEKVNTLIEDLLNSSMANQGQLHIRQQHFNISEVIKDCYQDSIKDGLYTVSVEGDMETEVYADPVRIEQIVVNFINNAIKYAPESKEIRIRIDKADAVVKVSVIDRGPGIPSEKLRYVFDRYYRAENSGSHYTGLGLGLYICSEIIKKHNGQIGAESELGKGSTFWFTLPVE, encoded by the coding sequence ATGGCACCAAATCTTAAAATACTTATTCTTGAAGACAACGAAAGTGATGCTGATCTGCTTAAACGCGAATTAAAAAAATCAGGCTTGACTTTTACGGCTGAAATTGTCCAGACGCGTACAACTTTTGAAAACGCACTGAACAACTTTGATCCCGATTTGATCTTATCGGATTACTCACTTCCGTCTTTTGATGCAGCTGAGGCTTTCCAAATCAAACAGAATAAATATTCCCACATCCCATTTATCATTATTTCTGGTACAATTGGAGAGGAGAATGCAGTGGAGCTGATTAAGGCCGGAGTAACCGACTATGTTTCCAAAAGTAAACTATTTACACTGTCTACAAAGATTAACAGAGCGCTAAATGATATGCAGGCGCGAAAAGAAAAATTAATCACTGATGAAAAGTTAAAGATTATCAATCAGGAGCTTTTAGAACTGAATCAGGAACTGGAAGCAAGGGTTACACGCCGTACTGAAGCATTGGCAGAAAGTGAAAGCCGTTTCCGCAGTATGATGGAAACCATTCCCCAGATTGCCTGGACAAATACAATTAAGGGAGAAGTCGTTTTCTATAATCAGCGATGGTATGACTATACCGGGTTCAATGACCAGCAAACAAGAGCTCTGGGCTTTAAAGCAGTAGTTCATCCTGATGATTTGAAAATTGGCTTTGGTCAGTTCAGTTCTATTCTTAAAACTGGTAATGGAGGGGAGTTTCAAATCCGTGTAAAACGGGCAGATGAGCTTTACAGATGGCACCTGATCCGCTTAATGCCGATCATGGACCAACAGGGAGTAATGCAGCTTTGGGTAGGTACAGCCACAGACATACAGGAACTCAGGTTATTACAACAGTATAAAGACGATTTTATTATTATTGCGAGTCATGAGCTTAAAACCCCGATAACCAGTTTAAGGGGATCTCTTCAGCTTTTGGATAGAATTAAAGATAATCCTCCTGCGGGTGCGTTGCCAAAACTGATTGGACAGGCAAACAGAGGCTTGGAAAAAGTAAATACGCTTATCGAAGATCTGCTGAATTCCAGCATGGCTAATCAGGGTCAGCTCCATATTCGTCAGCAGCATTTCAATATTTCGGAAGTGATTAAAGATTGCTATCAGGATAGTATCAAAGATGGCTTATATACGGTCAGTGTTGAAGGAGATATGGAAACAGAGGTCTATGCTGATCCTGTACGAATAGAACAGATAGTTGTTAATTTCATCAATAATGCTATAAAATATGCTCCTGAATCAAAGGAAATCCGTATCCGGATTGACAAAGCTGATGCAGTTGTCAAAGTCTCAGTGATAGACAGAGGACCCGGTATTCCATCAGAAAAACTTCGTTATGTTTTTGACCGTTATTACCGTGCAGAAAATTCTGGAAGTCATTATACCGGTCTGGGGCTGGGACTTTATATTTGTTCGGAAATCATTAAAAAACATAATGGACAGATTGGTGCTGAAAGTGAATTAGGCAAAGGCAGTACTTTCTGGTTCACACTGCCCGTCGAATAA
- a CDS encoding response regulator codes for MSYHNVEILFVEDSADDAALTIRALKKSGFTHKLYHVINGAEALDFIYCKGAYADRSEKEFPKLILLDLKMPKVSGLQVLEKIKSDPILKSIPIVMLTSSNEGPDIEKCFTLGANSYIVKPVDSDNFFNAVKEIGLYWMVLSQPAH; via the coding sequence ATGAGCTATCATAACGTTGAAATTTTATTTGTTGAAGACAGTGCCGATGACGCTGCGTTAACTATTCGTGCACTTAAAAAAAGTGGTTTCACCCACAAACTATATCATGTTATCAATGGTGCAGAAGCATTGGATTTTATTTATTGTAAAGGAGCCTATGCAGACAGAAGCGAGAAGGAATTTCCTAAACTGATTTTACTGGATTTAAAAATGCCAAAAGTATCTGGCTTACAGGTGCTTGAAAAAATAAAATCAGATCCAATTCTTAAATCTATCCCTATTGTGATGTTAACGTCGTCAAATGAGGGCCCTGATATTGAAAAGTGCTTCACGTTGGGTGCAAATAGTTATATCGTAAAGCCTGTAGACAGTGATAACTTTTTTAACGCGGTAAAAGAAATTGGTTTATACTGGATGGTTCTAAGTCAGCCAGCTCATTAG
- a CDS encoding ATP-binding protein → MKKNDSDELIIAHREIILQNKEIEKRAEELIIANKKLLFQNEEKENRAAELVIANKELAFQNKEKEKRAEELSIANRELKNAQDDIRKLNDELEQKVIERTAQLESVNKELESFSYSVSHDLRAPIRAINGYTKILKEDYAETFDADGVKILQAIINNSKKMGELIDDLLAFSKLGRKQVTESDIQMSDLVNTIREELIFDDHENIPEFEVDVLPGAKGDKSLIKQVWINLISNAIKYSRNKAQAKIEIGAYTKDNLIVYFVKDNGAGFDMQYYDKLFGVFQRLHSQEEFEGTGIGLAIVQKIVQRHNGTVWAESKVDEGSCFYFSLLA, encoded by the coding sequence ATGAAAAAAAACGATTCTGATGAATTAATCATTGCGCACAGAGAGATCATTCTTCAAAACAAGGAGATAGAAAAAAGAGCTGAAGAGCTGATCATTGCCAACAAAAAATTGCTTTTTCAAAATGAGGAGAAAGAAAACAGGGCAGCAGAATTAGTTATTGCCAATAAAGAGCTTGCTTTTCAAAACAAAGAAAAAGAAAAAAGAGCTGAAGAGCTCAGCATCGCGAACAGGGAGCTTAAAAATGCACAGGATGACATTCGTAAATTAAATGACGAATTAGAGCAAAAAGTAATTGAGCGTACTGCACAATTGGAATCTGTGAATAAAGAATTAGAGTCTTTTTCTTATTCTGTTTCACACGATTTACGCGCCCCGATCAGAGCAATCAATGGCTATACGAAAATTCTGAAAGAGGATTATGCGGAGACATTTGATGCAGATGGGGTTAAAATCCTTCAGGCTATCATTAACAATTCAAAAAAGATGGGTGAGCTGATTGATGACCTGCTTGCATTTTCAAAACTCGGAAGGAAGCAGGTTACTGAGTCTGATATCCAGATGTCTGATCTGGTAAATACGATTCGGGAAGAACTAATATTCGACGATCACGAAAACATACCTGAATTTGAAGTGGATGTTCTTCCAGGTGCTAAAGGGGACAAATCACTGATTAAGCAGGTCTGGATTAACCTGATTTCCAATGCCATTAAATATTCCAGAAATAAAGCACAGGCGAAGATTGAAATCGGTGCTTATACCAAAGATAATCTTATTGTATATTTCGTAAAAGATAACGGAGCTGGGTTTGATATGCAATATTATGATAAGCTTTTCGGGGTTTTTCAAAGGTTACATTCCCAGGAAGAATTTGAAGGTACAGGCATAGGTCTGGCCATAGTGCAAAAAATAGTGCAGCGTCATAATGGAACAGTCTGGGCCGAATCAAAAGTAGATGAGGGGTCGTGTTTCTATTTTAGTCTGCTGGCATAA
- a CDS encoding class I lanthipeptide yields MKKIKLNSERLRLKKEKVASLTTDQMGKVYGGIPVTTATRIFCCDWSESICPEVL; encoded by the coding sequence ATGAAAAAAATTAAATTAAATTCAGAAAGACTGCGTTTGAAAAAAGAAAAAGTTGCTTCTTTGACTACCGATCAAATGGGTAAAGTTTATGGTGGAATACCAGTTACTACAGCTACCAGGATATTCTGCTGCGACTGGTCAGAATCAATCTGTCCTGAAGTACTTTAA
- a CDS encoding class I lanthipeptide, whose protein sequence is MKKIKLNSERLRLKKEKVASLTTDQMGKVYGGVPVTTATRRFCCEFTDPILCSIEP, encoded by the coding sequence ATGAAAAAAATTAAATTGAATTCAGAAAGACTGCGTTTGAAAAAAGAAAAAGTTGCTTCTTTGACTACCGATCAGATGGGTAAAGTTTATGGTGGAGTACCAGTAACAACAGCTACCAGAAGATTCTGCTGCGAATTTACAGATCCTATCCTGTGTTCTATTGAACCTTAA
- a CDS encoding class I lanthipeptide: MKKIKLNSERLRLKKEKVASLTTEQMGKVYGGIPVTTITRRFCCDLSDSICPVEP; the protein is encoded by the coding sequence ATGAAAAAAATTAAATTAAACTCAGAAAGACTACGTTTGAAAAAAGAAAAAGTTGCTTCATTAACCACGGAACAAATGGGTAAAGTTTATGGTGGCATACCAGTGACAACTATTACCAGAAGATTCTGCTGTGATCTGTCAGATTCAATCTGTCCTGTTGAGCCTTAG
- a CDS encoding class I lanthipeptide, translating to MKKIKLNSERLRLKKEKVASLTTAQMGKVYGGAPITTDTRRFCCLLTIEAICA from the coding sequence ATGAAAAAAATTAAATTGAATTCAGAAAGACTTCGTCTGAAAAAAGAAAAGGTTGCTTCTTTAACTACAGCTCAAATGGGTAAAGTTTATGGTGGGGCACCAATTACCACTGATACCAGAAGATTTTGCTGCCTGTTGACTATTGAAGCAATCTGCGCTTAA
- a CDS encoding class I lanthipeptide, protein MKKIKLNSERLRLKKEKVASLTTEQMGKVYGGIPLTAHTGRFCCDFSDVQVCVV, encoded by the coding sequence ATGAAAAAAATTAAATTGAATTCAGAAAGACTTCGCTTAAAAAAGGAAAAAGTTGCTTCACTGACCACGGAGCAAATGGGAAAAGTTTATGGTGGAATACCATTGACAGCTCATACCGGTAGATTTTGCTGCGACTTTAGTGATGTGCAAGTTTGCGTTGTTTAG
- a CDS encoding lanthionine synthetase LanC family protein, producing the protein MKEEIQITLDKIYLSLKNRDYYQPSLLDGEAGYCLFDQSYISYTGTHAENHVDNLEHFENNLQTLSEDSIGCQSAFFSSGKAGVNWFFSYLKVKDLLDEENWEILCDDNPELFEQAIHYLKDGNYDFLHGSIGIAYHSLYEQTSQFSEFQETFFRLLHKLAYQSSDKMFIAHFDLTSQLPVNNKINLGMAHGLTSVLKFCLQCYQKNICSAAAKKLALDIADLFKSTINRNTNNSLFPNILTFDEPLKGYSRVGWCYGDLTIGFVLYQAGMVFEDTVLKDLGTEILTHTSKRRSEEQTMVKDAGICHGSAGIAHVYNKMWHYTKNPVFKEACDFWIRQTIDFSCHPDGYAGFKSYSPDVTGKYTNSYGLLNGISGIGLVLLSYLTGDFSWDYCIMLND; encoded by the coding sequence ATGAAAGAAGAAATTCAAATTACACTGGATAAAATATATTTATCACTTAAAAACCGTGATTATTATCAACCATCACTTCTCGACGGGGAAGCCGGATACTGTCTTTTTGATCAATCTTATATCAGCTATACTGGTACCCATGCTGAAAATCACGTTGATAACCTGGAGCATTTTGAAAATAATCTTCAAACACTTTCTGAAGATTCAATTGGTTGTCAAAGCGCTTTTTTCTCGTCTGGTAAAGCAGGAGTTAACTGGTTCTTTTCCTATTTAAAAGTTAAGGATTTATTAGACGAAGAGAATTGGGAAATACTATGCGATGATAATCCTGAATTATTTGAGCAGGCTATTCATTACCTGAAAGATGGAAATTATGATTTTCTTCATGGTTCCATTGGAATTGCCTATCACTCTTTGTATGAACAGACCAGTCAATTCTCTGAATTTCAGGAAACATTTTTCAGACTGCTGCATAAGCTCGCCTATCAGTCATCAGACAAGATGTTTATTGCGCATTTTGATTTGACCAGTCAGCTCCCGGTAAACAATAAAATTAACCTGGGTATGGCACACGGTTTAACCAGTGTTTTAAAATTCTGTCTGCAATGTTATCAAAAGAATATCTGTTCTGCAGCGGCTAAAAAACTGGCGCTTGATATTGCAGATTTATTCAAATCAACTATCAATAGAAATACCAATAATAGTCTGTTCCCTAATATTCTAACATTCGATGAACCCTTAAAAGGATACAGTCGGGTAGGGTGGTGTTACGGAGATTTAACCATAGGCTTTGTACTCTACCAGGCCGGGATGGTTTTTGAAGATACAGTGCTGAAAGATTTAGGGACAGAGATACTGACACATACCTCAAAAAGAAGAAGCGAAGAACAGACGATGGTTAAAGATGCCGGGATTTGCCATGGCAGTGCTGGTATAGCCCACGTTTACAATAAAATGTGGCATTACACTAAAAATCCTGTTTTCAAAGAAGCCTGTGATTTCTGGATACGGCAAACAATAGACTTTTCTTGTCATCCGGATGGTTATGCAGGTTTCAAATCCTATTCACCAGATGTAACCGGAAAATATACAAACTCTTATGGATTATTAAACGGAATAAGTGGTATCGGACTGGTTCTGCTCAGCTATCTTACCGGAGACTTTAGCTGGGATTACTGCATCATGCTTAATGATTAA
- a CDS encoding lantibiotic dehydratase, with protein MIKSYSFVLLRTPLQSLNLANDFSAERQTLLQEGIYLSSPEFWKELLKENDLTAKEKEKLELSFAKYWLRSCSRCTPYGTLAGVKLIAIKAEETNLQLDHADQHIRSVRLDMNYLNEMITYLNTVPEIVSQLKFYTNNSLYELPDSYRYATYSLIDTQRVYELTSIKKTNYITDILLTAQKGATLESLAQILKSHENISLEEAAEFIADMVDSQLILSDLEPCVTGKDPLNVLIEQLETLHQVDELLLKLKGIQQLIKNPKAGVGYYKEIEDSLKALDFPIQIPSNLLQTDLFFAAKAHTIDQSIIDRILKQTEDLYALSLSGEGRDLNNFKSKFSARYEFEEVPLSFALDAELGIGYAGSDQSSAGENSLVENLTLKGPVAAKTINFDYIQEFVLHKHNDYLQHQKTTIEITEEELKSFKPKVTNYKFSNSLHLMGSLLKSGGKLDAENFIFELSSFGGTSSGNLLSRFAHGDQQLCDFTKEILKEEEKEFPDHIYADIVHLPQARVGNVLLRPLLRNYEIPYIGKSGLTAENQIPVEDIMVCVKNNKVLLRSRKHNKYIIPKLTSAHNFSTRSLPVYKFLCDLQTQGQAQPDAWNWGVLSSLTYLPRVVYKNLIVRKARWILKKEELPAIPKERNEYLNYCRALRIQYHIPQKVAYVEHDNKLLIDLEELAGADLFIHYLKRYESVQLEEFLFTNENCIVCDANGNPHTNELIIPLKREDVGLDKSLVNHALKSDFTSLKNEIPVKRKFSPFSEWLFFKIYCGPTAGEKILKNELLEFVEDGIRQNLFEKFHFIRYIDESFHIRVRFYNSDLAKQLKVQQQFMEVLEPLLASNLISKVVLDTYSRELERYGAPIIAEVESLFFNDSLAVLKFARLLDSPELEEYRFLFALRGADMLLTDFGYTILEKKELLKRLQMGFFREFGGDPALQKQLNEKYRQKQKNIFLHMNADLDELNEIEEAVAVYKKRSAMNRLVYQTILLKSGNQTPPDHLMESLLHMYLNRLLVNNPRKHELVIYHFLEKYYSSQLAISTHVPKLAITQ; from the coding sequence ATGATTAAAAGTTATTCTTTTGTTTTACTGCGTACTCCACTGCAGAGCCTGAACTTAGCCAATGATTTTTCAGCAGAAAGACAAACTTTACTTCAGGAAGGCATCTATTTATCCTCTCCCGAATTCTGGAAAGAGCTGTTGAAAGAGAATGATCTTACCGCGAAAGAAAAAGAAAAACTGGAACTATCCTTTGCCAAATACTGGTTGCGCAGCTGTAGCAGATGTACACCATATGGAACACTGGCAGGCGTTAAATTGATCGCGATCAAGGCAGAAGAAACAAATCTTCAGCTGGATCATGCTGATCAGCATATCCGTAGTGTCCGGTTGGATATGAACTATCTTAACGAGATGATCACCTATCTGAATACAGTTCCTGAAATTGTCAGCCAGCTTAAATTTTATACTAATAATAGTTTATACGAACTTCCTGACAGTTATCGCTATGCAACTTATTCTTTGATAGATACTCAGCGCGTTTACGAGCTGACTTCTATAAAAAAGACAAATTATATTACAGACATTCTGCTGACAGCTCAAAAAGGAGCTACACTCGAAAGTCTGGCACAAATACTTAAAAGCCATGAAAATATAAGCCTGGAAGAGGCTGCTGAATTTATTGCAGATATGGTAGATTCTCAACTCATTTTATCAGACTTAGAACCTTGTGTTACCGGTAAAGATCCCCTGAATGTATTAATAGAACAGCTGGAAACGCTGCATCAAGTCGATGAATTACTCCTGAAATTGAAGGGAATTCAACAGCTGATCAAGAATCCAAAGGCAGGAGTGGGCTACTATAAAGAAATAGAAGATAGCTTAAAAGCACTCGATTTCCCCATACAAATTCCATCAAATCTATTGCAGACCGATCTTTTCTTTGCAGCGAAAGCGCACACAATTGATCAAAGTATTATTGATCGTATTCTTAAACAAACCGAAGACTTGTACGCCCTGAGCCTTTCGGGTGAGGGCAGGGATCTGAATAACTTTAAAAGTAAGTTTTCGGCACGTTATGAATTTGAAGAAGTCCCGCTATCATTCGCATTGGATGCAGAGCTGGGAATTGGTTATGCCGGAAGTGATCAGTCATCGGCAGGTGAAAACAGCCTGGTTGAAAACCTCACTTTGAAAGGCCCTGTTGCTGCAAAAACTATTAATTTCGATTATATACAAGAATTTGTACTGCACAAACACAACGACTATCTTCAACATCAAAAAACAACTATTGAAATTACTGAAGAAGAATTAAAATCTTTTAAACCCAAGGTTACAAATTATAAATTTTCGAACAGCTTACACCTGATGGGAAGTTTGTTGAAATCTGGTGGTAAGCTTGATGCAGAAAACTTCATTTTTGAGCTTTCCAGCTTTGGAGGTACTTCTTCGGGCAATCTCCTGTCCAGATTTGCACATGGAGACCAGCAACTCTGCGATTTTACAAAAGAAATCCTTAAAGAAGAAGAAAAGGAATTCCCGGATCATATTTACGCAGATATTGTGCATCTTCCACAAGCCAGAGTTGGTAATGTGCTGCTCAGGCCTTTGTTGCGAAATTATGAAATACCTTATATCGGTAAATCTGGCTTAACGGCAGAAAATCAAATACCTGTAGAGGATATTATGGTTTGCGTTAAAAACAACAAGGTACTTTTGAGGAGCAGAAAACACAATAAATATATTATTCCCAAACTTACTTCTGCCCATAATTTCTCCACCCGAAGTTTACCAGTTTATAAGTTTTTATGCGACTTGCAAACACAAGGACAAGCACAACCTGATGCCTGGAACTGGGGGGTGTTGTCTTCATTAACTTATCTGCCAAGAGTTGTTTATAAAAACCTGATCGTCAGAAAAGCGCGATGGATTCTTAAAAAAGAAGAGCTGCCGGCCATTCCGAAAGAGAGAAATGAATATTTAAACTATTGCCGGGCATTAAGAATTCAATACCATATCCCACAAAAAGTTGCTTATGTGGAACACGACAATAAGCTTTTAATTGACCTGGAAGAGCTGGCAGGTGCCGACTTATTCATTCATTATCTGAAACGATATGAAAGTGTACAGCTTGAAGAATTCCTCTTTACCAATGAAAACTGTATCGTATGCGATGCAAATGGAAATCCGCATACCAATGAATTGATTATCCCTTTAAAAAGAGAAGATGTAGGTTTGGATAAGAGTCTGGTGAACCATGCTTTGAAAAGTGATTTTACCTCTTTAAAGAATGAAATTCCGGTTAAAAGGAAGTTTTCTCCATTTAGTGAATGGTTATTTTTTAAAATTTATTGCGGGCCCACAGCAGGTGAAAAAATACTGAAAAATGAACTGCTTGAATTTGTGGAAGACGGCATCAGACAAAACTTATTTGAGAAATTTCATTTCATCAGGTATATCGATGAATCATTCCATATCCGGGTCAGATTTTACAACTCAGACCTGGCAAAGCAGCTGAAAGTTCAACAGCAATTTATGGAAGTGCTGGAACCTCTGTTAGCCAGTAACCTGATCAGTAAAGTTGTGCTGGACACTTATTCACGAGAGTTGGAACGTTATGGTGCACCTATCATAGCAGAGGTAGAATCTCTGTTTTTTAATGATAGCCTGGCAGTGCTCAAATTTGCCAGATTACTGGATAGTCCTGAACTGGAAGAATACCGGTTTTTATTTGCACTCAGAGGAGCTGATATGCTTTTAACAGATTTCGGTTATACAATTCTTGAAAAAAAAGAGCTGTTAAAAAGACTGCAAATGGGTTTTTTCAGAGAGTTTGGCGGCGATCCAGCTTTGCAAAAACAATTGAATGAGAAATATCGTCAAAAACAGAAAAATATATTTTTGCATATGAATGCTGATTTAGATGAATTAAATGAGATTGAAGAAGCTGTGGCGGTTTATAAAAAAAGATCAGCTATGAACAGGTTGGTTTATCAAACTATCCTGCTTAAATCAGGTAATCAGACACCACCCGATCACCTGATGGAAAGTCTGTTGCATATGTATCTGAATCGTTTGCTGGTTAATAATCCGCGTAAACATGAATTGGTTATTTATCATTTTCTGGAAAAATATTACAGCTCGCAACTGGCTATTTCAACCCATGTACCTAAATTAGCTATTACTCAATAA